agGTAATTTATGTGATTAATAAGggctttaatataaatataggtataaaataggaataaattataaaaatttattaaaaaaatgtcaaaaaaaaCAATTCATTAAGGGCTAAAGCCCCACCCTTTATCTATGTGGGTATGGATGCAGCAGGATAATCCAACAATTTAAACTACTCCTTAGGGTTGGTCGATGAAATTACTAGTGTTATAATGTAGACAAAAAGTAGGTGATTAAATAAGTTTGGTGCtcgttttaaaattttaagaagTTAATTAAAGATGAAGTCTTTGTCTCTTTGATTAACATAAAATTCGGTATTGGATCTTGCGTTACATAGATTATGCTAAATTAATTGGTTTAATTAAGATTCTTCTGAATATTTTGAGCAGTGAAATGGTATCTTGTGTATTTATTGGCTAATTACTAATTAGTATTCGCATTGATCTATTAACAAACAAATGGAGTACATTTCATGTCAATTAAACGACAATTACTATTGGTAtgattattaattaatggactAAGCTTTACCTATTTAACATCAATTtcatttagtctataaatattttttatataatttagaGTTGTTTGGTATACAAGATTATaaatcgtccgcggacgatgcaacacgtttttgtttttttaattccgaaaaatttatttatataaataccccctaccccacctttatttgtaacctttccattcacttttccacactcaaattacactataaaatggattccggtgaatacccaagtccgaatagtccgatatttgggggtggtgcacgttggccgggtacagacctGACGAATATCGGCTGTTCGACTCCAatacgcagtacgatcccgaattcagtacggattcgtacggtctatCTGagatggagccgtctccaactcgccctgccgccaaagaggacgaggaccaccgaagccggtgcttacacaagcagcgaaagcggtgcatatccggtggacctcaaccggacgatgTACGGGGAGGAGGAGaattccggcacaccggtgtcttcCCGACGTCCCATTGgcatcaaggctgcgaagaacaaggggaaggcgaaggcgacatcctcctcgcaagccgcgaccgccccccatcgccgatcccgaccccgacggcacttgcctacgcggagttggcagcggccgccaaccggaggacgttgttggacacgcacaacgccctcatgcaatgtcaggacccggccaaagccgaatacctccaggggatgattgatgagctgcgccgcaagttgggacttttgtagagtagtcaactttttttcatttctaactcgtgtaaaactttttttaatcaatgtaggatttaccgtttttaattaatcgtgatatttttaattattttgcattgacatatttgaaaacatttaaattaattaataaaacaatagtgaaacctatagggTGACCTTTAGGACGgtttatagggcgccccactgcagatgGAAGGGTAtaaggataaaatgctgacgtgacgATGCATAGGACGGGTTTTAGGGCGTCCCTTAGGGCGACCTATTGCTAATGCTATAAGAGCATATGCTGATTGCTAAATATATCAGTGGATCCAGCTTGACTGACATTTAATGCAACACTAGACCCGGACTACcctaatttattatatattccaTTAATATTTTAGCCATTGTATGATCTGTAGTTATTATTTGGACTAATTAGTAATTACATCACAAACTctccattttttaaattaaaccCAACACGTTATTCAATATAACTAGTAGATTTCAGAGtaagaataaaattaaaggtTATAGTACTTGACGTAAGCAAAATGTAATTGTTAGAGATAAAGTAAAAACCAGgcaagttttttaaaaaaattgtgaatGATCTAGTTGATGGATTTTCGCAATCGAAATACCATAAATTTTGAATAGAGATATTTACCCGTTAAAATGTTTCTAGCCCCAAATAAAAGAAGAATTAAGAAAAGGCATATTAATTATATCGACTAGTAGTACTCCGCTATTTTATgtttatagaaaaataaaaaacgaaaggCTCATTATCATAAGTGTGGTCGGTCAAAATGTTCGATTTCAAATTTCCACAATCTTTGGATTCACCTCTTTGCCTAATCTCAAGAGATAGACTTTTCCCTAAAAAATAGTTCAACGCAATTTCATAATGCTGACTTATTGAGATTGACTTGCTAATTCAACCACTATTAAAAGACATCGATGTGTTTTAATTACCTATTAATTATTATGGTAGTATATAACAAATTAATAAGAGGATAGAATGCGAAGAAGGGGACAAAATGACATTTTCATTCTAAAAAAGCAAAACTACCTCAAAAGATATGATTACATATCATGATTTTTGTAAAGATAAGAATCACAAAATATGATTAGCTTATTTGTACTTCACCCTATCTATAAAAAACAGGTCTTTAAAATATATGATCCAAATAGAAAAActaaattttacaaaaaaaaatcataacaaGTACGGATTAAAGAATAAACATTACAAGCCTTGAAACTTAATGATATGATGCATGTAGTCTTATTCCAATGATGTTTGAAGCTGGTTCTTATTTCTAGTAAAAACAAAAGTGCATTATGAGTGAAAATGGGTATTCAATTTAAGTTggaattataaatttttatttaatactataaataatAGGGTGGAGaatcaaaaaaaaataatttaacaacTCTGCTTCTGTATATGAAGTGACGCCATGATGGCCCAACCCATGTTCTTCTCTGACCAGTCATACATTATTATTGAATCCTAAGTTAATAATCCACAACCCAATCAACTAATGACACGTATACTCTTTGTATTAAACGAGATAAAATCTACTACTACTAAAATATACCAAATCCATAGcattaaatcattaaaaaacATATGTTAAACTATTAATCTCGATGTCTTGTGTGTGTTTTTTCCCAATATCACGAATATAtagttttcataaataaaataaaatgctcCATTCACTTTATTATTAATGTCACAAAATTTTAAGCACATTTATTATCAAAGTTTAAAAGTGATATAAAATGAtgtaaataatagtataagattattaaaaatcataaaatgtcATGTTACATGAGACTATTCAAATAGGCAAATTAGACCATGAATCATGAGACGGGAGAGATTAAGACCATCTGCATCGCTGTCTCGATGCGGGCTCGGTCTCTTCTCAGCGAGATGAGACGGCGATGTGGGTGCTCCGTCTCGTCCTGTGTCCCTCCGTCAAGAGGAGGTTGGTGAGctggctcgccacgcgcgttggccacgtggcgagctcccgtgCGGCGTTTATATCCGttgaaaaatgttttttttttaattctgaaaacatttgggaaaaaaattcccccaaattgtaatattaggatttcaattatgtattttttgtattttcggatgttgtaattttcgtggtttttaatgattttatgaattattagtattaatttaatatttcaatgaaatattaattgaatttgttggaaataaaaataaaaaatgaaattgaatgaatagttaaaagATGAGATGATTatgagatggagggttgcagatgttgtctcttagttaagagatagggtaaaaagtgcagtggggcccatgaatagttaatggatgagacggtattgagacaaGGATGTCGATGAcataatactactccctctgtatAACTAAagatactcactttcctttttggtttgtcccatccaagatgactcattactataaatggaaacatctttatctctactttattccatctttcttactttactctctacacctagcacacaaaataaaactgcataaaactccgtgccgcccaaggaatgagtcatcttccttgggacgaatggagtactatatttttcacTACTATATGTATATCGTACACTCCAtcaattctaaaaaaataaactagTTTTACTATTTTGAGTCATCTCTCAAAATTTGACTAAGTCTATGAATTTTCAAACAAATAATAATTCTACACATAATTTATAATGTAGACCGCCTCACAATCCACTAGACATTCCTTGAACtaattttttcctctctctctttctcttttccactcattttttttacatatttcatctctcttactttaccaattaaacattgaaatttatagtatttataagtttgtctattttttaaaacgaagggagtaatacaCTTTAGGAGCAAATAAATTTGAACTTATCATATTATTTTCCTCCAAATGATCAATCCAATGCATTGCAAATCTACACTATGATTTACCATACACATATTCGATTACTTTGACCACATTTTTTCTTGGAAATAGTATAAATCGGAAAACTGAATTAAAAACGAGCAATATCAATTGAACAAATTAAGAGCTagccataaaaaaaattaagagctAGCCCTACAAGTCCACGTGGCCCAACACTACTGGTACACGCTGGAATGAGCCACCAGGTATAATAATCCATGAGCACAATTTTAACTTGAaaacaaaaaagtaaaacaTCTCCCTCTCCCCCACTTATGACTTACCACCACCTGTCACCACCTCTCCACAATCCCTAAACTAATTTGAAGCCCAAGATTGCTTGTGGATTTAGCAAagcttatatttatatactatcataatgcataaaacAATAATGCTAATTATGGAGTTCTTTTCATTCCATATTTTTCACATATTTTTTAATTCCAACATTTATACTTTAGTTGGCTTGTATACTTGCTATCAATGGTTTATTGTACCTAGTTACAGTATAATGTAGTGAAATTTCATTTTGATCAAGTGGTGGACCACAATAAATATGTTTATAATAAAGAGATACAGGATTGAAACCTAACTTTCTCACCCCTAAatcgaaaaaataaattaacaaaaaaagtaaaaataaaaatggttaTATCTTCTCATCACATGCCTAATTAGAAGACACGACCACCATTATCAAATACCCGCGTGTTTTGGCGGCACAAATCTCTCCCACTCCATTTCATACATATCCCCACAATAGATTCTTTCCAACTCTTGCTTAGATTGagtaaaaagaaaattaaacacACACAAGAAAAATACTAGTAATGGAGAGTAGCTCTCATTCTATCTTCTCTCCTAGTAGTCTCCTCTGTGGAGAGGATTTGGGAAGTTTAGATTCTGAAGATGAAGAAATTGTAGTTGATGAAAACGATGATACCTACATTCAAACTCTTCTTGACAGAGAAATCCAAGTTGATCGGCGCGAAATGGAAGATCTTTTCCAGAATTCTTGGATTCAAAGGGCTCGTTTGGAAGGGATTGATTACATTCTCAGGGTTTGTACACAAACCCAGTTTTTGTaaagattgaatcttttttgGGCATTTGTTTTTATGCAGAGATTCTTGCAATgtgtttgattttgttgatgAAGGGGTGATGATTGATTGAATCTTTTGTTGCTTTTATGCAGAAAAGGGAAGTTCTTGGATTTGGAGTACAAACTGCCTATGCATCAGTTACATATCTTGATAGATTTCTCTCAAGAAGATCTGTTGATGTAAGTTGAGTGATTTTTGGCATAGAAAAAATTGATCATGTAGCCATCATTttcatgaatattttttttatgaaaataggCAGAGCAATCTTGGGCCATAAGGCTTTTGGCCATGGTTTGTCTATCACTGGCTGCCAAAATGGAGGAAATTAGGGTGCCTACATTGTCAGAGTTTTGTGTTGAAGATTACAATTTTGAGAGCAGTGTGATAATGAGGATGGAGCTTTTGGTGTTGAAGGCATTAGGATGGAAAATGGGATCCCTAACCCCTTTCAATTTCACTTCATTCTTTGCAAAAAAGTTTTTTGATAAATCTCCTCCAAAAGACTGGTTTTCAAGAATTGTGGAAGCCATTTTAAGCTCAGTTAGAGGTTAGTATCTTTTCCCCCTTTTCTTAAAAGTTGGGTTTGCTTTAGGATCTGTTTGATTGATCTTGGATTTTGAATGTAGATGCAAAAATAATGTGTCATGGGCCATCTGTGATAGCAGCAGCTGCCACATTGTTTGTATTGGATCAAGAATTGACAAAAGAAGCATTGCAGCTTAAAATTGGTTGCTTAACAACAGCTTCTCACTCTTTCAATGTTGTGAGTCATTATAATCTTGCAGATTTTGATGGATTTCTTTACATCAGATTTGGTTAGTGGAATGAGATTTATAATCTTGTAGGAGGGCATCATTTCCTGCTACAACTCTTTCCaagaaatggagattgagagATTGAATCGAAGCAAAGGCATTGAATCTCCTGTTTTATCCCCTGCCCAGTTACAAACTTATGGAAGTTCTTCTGCAAATTCCGCGAAGCGGAAGCGGCTCGTGTTCAATCAGATTGATGAAAAATCCATCAATGTGGATGAGATGAAGAAGCCAAAGCCTGAAAGCTGAAAGCAAGCATCATCAGTTTTCTTGGGTGAGAATTATGCTTATAAAGATACTTGGCCTAATGAGCATGCTAATTTTCATGTTTCTGTATGAATTTTGGAGTTAATTGGACACAAAGTAGAAAGAGCAAGCAGAAATATATTCTTttgggaaaagaaaaaaaataagcaATAAAAGTTTGGCAAGAGAACATGAAAAGGTCTGAAAGCTCAGCTGTGATAAGGAGAGGGAAAAAGCAAAGGAAATGAAGCCCAGAAAGATTACTTTCACACAAGTTTAACAAGTCTTGTTTTTGTTGAAAATCCAATttgtttgattgattttttttaactacATATATTTCTGTTTATATAGCTCATAATAGCCACATGCAGCCCTAGATTTTAGAGGGTATgctcttttttttaaagtttttgaAAAGGTGAAGAAAAAAAGTGACTGAAGAAGAGGGCTGTCTGCTGTCTCTTTGATTTGATACACTTGTGTTGCAAGAATTCCCATCACAAATGAAGTTTTGCATAAAGATTGGGAGCTGCTTTTTTTCTTCTTGCCCATATTGTGTTGAGGAATGAGGAGACCTCAGATTTTGCTTTGTGAGAGAAGGTTGTAAATCTCTCTATTTGATGGAACTCTTCATGTTTTGCTTATGTCTAGTAGTGTCCCATGAGGATTGTACTCTTAGCATTGTATTGTTGTACTTTCTTTCTTTCCAACCAAGAATGTTTCTTTTCtctgtgtgtgtatgtgtgtctTGTGGCTTGGTTATCCTACTTTCAAAAGGGTCCACTTGGTTATTTACTTGAATTATGAAACTTAAAAGGATGCTAGTGCTACACTATTATCTacttaaattatgaaattacaaaatttaagaTTGATCTGTATTCTACTATGCTATGTGGTCTAGTTGTGAAGTGTAAAATTGAATGCTACTTTTgtagtattaatattaatagGAAGGCCAAACTGTACAGTATTTCAGTACAATGATAGTATACTGTTAATATGTATTGGGATGCcatatgaaattatgaatttctaTTGAGCTGGGTTTGGGATAGTTACAAGGTATTTAAGAGTTGGTTATAACATGGTAGAATTTGATATTAAAATACATTTTGGACTAAAAAATATACCTATTCGTTGGTTATAACATGGTAGAACATTTTGGACCATAGGTTTCTCGGCCCAAATTCGTTGATTTCGAAATTTATTTAATGATTCGTTCTAAAACGTCTGAAAATGCAAGTTGTACATGAAACGTGACAATATTGGAAtttataattatgaaattttattaGTGAAAGATTAAAGGCTGCATAAGTgctttaggccatccgcaatgggcggacgatggcacgcccgatggcgcgcatcgtccgcgccattcatcgtccgcccccactgtgggtgtgtggcataggccgcggacgatagtcgcggcctatgcttcgggcgcgacttaaaccgcggacgatggccatcgtccgctccattgcggacgtcgcggacgatggccatcgtccgcgacatcgtccgccccattgtgaaggccgcggacgatggcacgcggtttcgtttttttataaatagcgttcatttgtaacatttcatttcacacgatttcatcttcgaaacttacatttacataattactacgaaatagattcaagccccaatagccctacgtttagcggagaggcgcattggccgggtacagaacccgacgattatcgttcgttcggcgacaacacccattacgatcccgattacagtacggaatcgtatgggttgtctgatatAGAGCCGTcgccgcaccgcccaaccgcatcgGCCGATCCCGCCCCCGCAGCGACCGGTGctgccaaggggaaggcgaagcggaaccggcagcgggcgcagaagttgccgcctcccggtgactgcgatgagtacgcccccggccgtacgaactacaccgatgacgaaactctcactttggcccggtgttgggtagatatatcggaagatccgatattcgccaacaaccagagacagaccgcgtactgggagcgcatcgtggacctctacaattcggtcaagccgccgaccgcgtacaagcgcaagagtgagcaactccgcaagcactgggatcaaatcaagaagcaagtgaacttgtactcggcggagttcgagaagtgcgcgcggtcacaggggagcggcgagagcgtgCACGACGTGCGCTctaaagcgatgttgtcgtaccggtcgatgttcggcgagttcaagcacgaggccatctgggcgctcttgagggaaaagcagaagttccaaggtggaattctgcacactggtgcgccgaagaggacgaaggtcaccgaagctggtgactacacgagcagcggcactaactcggttgacctcaaccggacgtacgtggatgaagggagttccggcacaccggtgtcctcccggcgtcctcccggcatcaaggctgcgaaggccaaggggaaggcgaccgcgacgtcatcgtcgaccgctgcaacccctgTTCCGGACCCGGATGAGCTCCCGAcgcagacggccaccgcgtttgcgtcgttagctacagcgtcgatggcaaggacgatgttgcagacgcacaaggccctcaagaagtgcac
The sequence above is a segment of the Salvia splendens isolate huo1 unplaced genomic scaffold, SspV2 ctg577, whole genome shotgun sequence genome. Coding sequences within it:
- the LOC121790671 gene encoding cyclin-D5-3-like; protein product: MESSSHSIFSPSSLLCGEDLGSLDSEDEEIVVDENDDTYIQTLLDREIQVDRREMEDLFQNSWIQRARLEGIDYILRKREVLGFGVQTAYASVTYLDRFLSRRSVDAEQSWAIRLLAMVCLSLAAKMEEIRVPTLSEFCVEDYNFESSVIMRMELLVLKALGWKMGSLTPFNFTSFFAKKFFDKSPPKDWFSRIVEAILSSVRDAKIMCHGPSVIAAAATLFVLDQELTKEALQLKIGCLTTASHSFNVEGIISCYNSFQEMEIERLNRSKGIESPVLSPAQLQTYGSSSANSAKRKRLVFNQIDEKSINVDEMKKPKPES